A section of the Drosophila sechellia strain sech25 chromosome 3L, ASM438219v1, whole genome shotgun sequence genome encodes:
- the LOC6605954 gene encoding 1-acyl-sn-glycerol-3-phosphate acyltransferase gamma has product MGSLEKLKQLRLIHLCIALTFFTSGLCINFIQLLMHVFIKPIDKRLFRKLMYYACYSLYSQLIFVSDWYAGSKMTVYMDKEDFEKHAGKEHVLLIMNHKYEIDWLNGWMICEKLGVLGNCKAYAKKAIRYVPIIGWGWWLAEFVFLNRNFDKDKTIITEQLKVVFSYPDPTWLLLNAEGTRFTPAKHEASVKFAQERGMTVLKHHLIPRTKGFTASLAPIRGLCPVIYDINLAYRPTDKTPATMLSLLHGKSVEPHLLMRRIPLEQVPEDEKEAAAWLQNLFVEKDKIIDSFLETGSFFTTSGIKEVPAYVNKRRLCSLVNFICWAVFSLSCIFYYVITSLLAANWTAFITALSVLGLFYWLMGQAINKTQISKASNYGSSKPVAK; this is encoded by the exons ATGGGTTCCCTGGAGAAGCTGAAACAATTGAGACTGATACACCTGTGCATCGCGCTCACCTTCTTCACCAGCGGGCTGTGCATCAACTTTATCCAGCTGCTGATGCACGTCTTTATCAAGCCCATAGACAAGCGACTCTTCCGCAAGTTGATGTACTATGCCTGCTATTCGCTCTACTCCC AACTTATCTTCGTGTCCGATTGGTATGCCGGCAGCAAGATGACTGTCTACATGGACAAGGAGGACTTCGAGAAGCATGCCGGCAAGGAGCACGTCCTTCTGATCATGAACCACAAATACGAGATCGATTGGCTCAACGGCTGGATGATCTGCGAAAAGTTGGGCGTGCTGGGCAACTGCAAGGCCTATGCGAAGAAGGCAATCCGCTACGTGCCCATCATCGGCTGGGGCTGGTGGCTGGCCGAGTTCGTCTTCCTCAACCGCAACTTCGACAAGGACAAGACCATTATCACCGAGCAGCTCAAGGTGGTCTTCTCCTACCCCGATCCCACCTGGCTTTTGCTCAATGCCGAGGGCACACGCTTCACTCCCGCCAAGCACGAGGCATCCGTAAAATTCGCCCAGGAAAGGGGCATGACGGTGCTGAAGCACCACTTGATACCGCGCACCAAGGGATTCACCGCCAGTTTGGCACCCATCCGGGGTCTCTGTCCGGTCATCTACGACATTAATCTAGCGTACAGGCCCACAGATAAG ACCCCCGCCACAATGCTGAGTCTGCTTCATGGAAAGAGCGTGGAACCGCACCTGCTGATGCGGCGTATTCCACTGGAACAGGTTCCCGAGGACGAGAAGGAGGCGGCCGCTTGGCTGCAGAACCTGTTCGTGGAGAAGGACAAGATCATCGATAGCTTCCTGGAGACGGGCAGCTTCTTCACGACGTCCGGCATAAAGGAGGTGCCGGCATATGTGAATAAACGCCGGCTGTGCTCACTCGTGAACTTTATCTGCTGGGCGGTATTCTCTCTGTCCTGCATTTTCTACTACGTGATCACTTCACTGCTGGCGGCCAACTGGACGGCCTTCATCACCGCCCTTTCCGTCCTGGGACTTT TTTACTGGCTCATGGGTCAGGCCATCAACAAGACGCAGATCAGC